Proteins encoded by one window of Channa argus isolate prfri chromosome 1, Channa argus male v1.0, whole genome shotgun sequence:
- the LOC137101179 gene encoding class I histocompatibility antigen, F10 alpha chain-like isoform X1 has protein sequence MEADVKPHFTSVQQILKKMDKMYIFFLLLLGINGATGVTHSQKYFYTASSQVPHFPEFVIVGMVDGVETVYYDSNTRRAEPKQDWMNRITADDPQYWETQTDSAMVSHQTFKVNIDIAKQRFNQTGGVHIVQRMYGCDWDDETDEVTGYYQYGYDGEDFIAFDVKTETWIAPKPEAVITKLKLDNNRAVRAQRKNDLTQICPDWLKKYVNYGSRSLLRTDRPSVSLLQKSPSSPVSCHATGFYLDRATMFWRKDGQELHEDVDHGEILPNHDGTFQMRVDLKLSSVKPEDWRRYDCVFLLSGVKDDVTTKLDKAVIRSNEEKLIDMFVPIIAAVVVGLVIVVVIGAVMYKKKKKVTDDSNGSEGSDTPLNRAEVADVISVCLHHINALYCGAGR, from the exons ATGGAGGCTGATGTTAAACCCCACTTCACTTCAGTCCAACAGATACTgaagaaaatggacaaaatgtacatcttttttctgcttctcctgGGAATAAACGGCGCGACGGGAG TGACTCACTCTCAgaagtatttctacactgcatCTTCTCAAGTACCACACTTTCCAGAGTTTGTGATAGTTGGGATGGTTGATGGAGTGGAGACAGTTTACTATGACAGCAACACCAGGAGAGCAGAACCCAAACAGGACTGGATGAACAGAATCACAGCAGATGATCCACAGTACTGGGAAACTCAGACTGACAGTGCAATGGTTTCCCATCAGACCTTCAAAGTCAACATTGACATTGCAAAGCAGCGCTTCAACCAAACTggag gtgTTCACATTGTCCAGCGGATGTACGGCTGTGACTGGGATGATGAGACTGATGAGGTCACTGGTTATTATCAGTATGGTTATGATGGAGAAGACTTCATAGCATTTGACGTGAAGACAGAGACATGGATCGCTCCAAAACCAGAGGCTGTTATTACCAAACTCAAGTTGGATAATAACAGAGCAGTCAGAGCACAGAGGAAGAATGATCTCACCCAGATTTGTCCTGACTGGCTGAAGAAGTATGTGAACTATGGGAGCAGGTCTCTGCTGAGAACAG ATCgtccctcagtgtctctgctccagaagtctccgtcctctccagtcagctgccacgctacaggtttctaccttgacagagccacaatgttctggaggaaagatggacaggagcttcatgaggacgtggaccatggagagatcctccccaaccatgatggaaccttccagatgagagttgatctgaaactttcatcagtcaaacctgaagactggaggagatacgactgtgtgtttctgctctctGGTGTGAAGGATGATGTCACCACCAAACTGGACAAAGCTGTGATCAGGAGCAATGAAG AGAAGCTCATTGACATGTTCGTCCCAATCATTGCTGCAGTGGTTGTTGGTCTTGTCATTGTTGTTGTCATTGGAGCTGTGAtgtacaaaaagaagaagaaag TGACAGACGATTCCAATGGTTCCGAAGGCAGCGACACACCATTGAATAGAG CTGAGGTGGCAgatgtcatcagtgtgtgtctACATCACATCAATGCACTttactgtggtgcaggaaggtag
- the LOC137101179 gene encoding class I histocompatibility antigen, F10 alpha chain-like isoform X2 encodes MEADVKPHFTSVQQILKKMDKMYIFFLLLLGINGATGVTHSQKYFYTASSQVPHFPEFVIVGMVDGVETVYYDSNTRRAEPKQDWMNRITADDPQYWETQTDSAMVSHQTFKVNIDIAKQRFNQTGGVHIVQRMYGCDWDDETDEVTGYYQYGYDGEDFIAFDVKTETWIAPKPEAVITKLKLDNNRAVRAQRKNDLTQICPDWLKKYVNYGSRSLLRTDRPSVSLLQKSPSSPVSCHATGFYLDRATMFWRKDGQELHEDVDHGEILPNHDGTFQMRVDLKLSSVKPEDWRRYDCVFLLSGVKDDVTTKLDKAVIRSNEEKLIDMFVPIIAAVVVGLVIVVVIGAVMYKKKKKVTDDSNGSEGSDTPLNRAASSTDVMEQLNPTNYRTNSQT; translated from the exons ATGGAGGCTGATGTTAAACCCCACTTCACTTCAGTCCAACAGATACTgaagaaaatggacaaaatgtacatcttttttctgcttctcctgGGAATAAACGGCGCGACGGGAG TGACTCACTCTCAgaagtatttctacactgcatCTTCTCAAGTACCACACTTTCCAGAGTTTGTGATAGTTGGGATGGTTGATGGAGTGGAGACAGTTTACTATGACAGCAACACCAGGAGAGCAGAACCCAAACAGGACTGGATGAACAGAATCACAGCAGATGATCCACAGTACTGGGAAACTCAGACTGACAGTGCAATGGTTTCCCATCAGACCTTCAAAGTCAACATTGACATTGCAAAGCAGCGCTTCAACCAAACTggag gtgTTCACATTGTCCAGCGGATGTACGGCTGTGACTGGGATGATGAGACTGATGAGGTCACTGGTTATTATCAGTATGGTTATGATGGAGAAGACTTCATAGCATTTGACGTGAAGACAGAGACATGGATCGCTCCAAAACCAGAGGCTGTTATTACCAAACTCAAGTTGGATAATAACAGAGCAGTCAGAGCACAGAGGAAGAATGATCTCACCCAGATTTGTCCTGACTGGCTGAAGAAGTATGTGAACTATGGGAGCAGGTCTCTGCTGAGAACAG ATCgtccctcagtgtctctgctccagaagtctccgtcctctccagtcagctgccacgctacaggtttctaccttgacagagccacaatgttctggaggaaagatggacaggagcttcatgaggacgtggaccatggagagatcctccccaaccatgatggaaccttccagatgagagttgatctgaaactttcatcagtcaaacctgaagactggaggagatacgactgtgtgtttctgctctctGGTGTGAAGGATGATGTCACCACCAAACTGGACAAAGCTGTGATCAGGAGCAATGAAG AGAAGCTCATTGACATGTTCGTCCCAATCATTGCTGCAGTGGTTGTTGGTCTTGTCATTGTTGTTGTCATTGGAGCTGTGAtgtacaaaaagaagaagaaag TGACAGACGATTCCAATGGTTCCGAAGGCAGCGACACACCATTGAATAGAG CTGCCAGCAGCACTGATGTCATGGAACAACTCAATCCAACAAACTATAGAACAAACTCCCAAACCTGA